AGTCTCCGATTGGTATAGTCATTTGTCGGCTTATGTTTTCCCTTCCAGCGGAGAAGGGTGGTCATATACACCGAGAGAGAGTTTGTATTTGGGGATACCTGCCATTATTTCGGATATTCCTGTGCATCGGGACCTGATAGAAACGGGTTTTTATAAGCGGATCAAAACATCGGGAAAAATTCCTGCTGATTTCAATGGCGTCGTTCACGGTAGTTGGGACAATATCGAAACAGATGATATCAGAGACGCTATTGCAGATGTCTACCGGCGTCACGGGCATTTTCTGAATAAAGCCGCGCAGGGAGCGGAATGGATAAAGAACCACTGGAAGAATGAAGATATCGCCAGTGAGATCATTGACCTGTTCAGAACATTGTAAGGAAGGTTGCACGAGCAACCCCGTTTTATAAATAATTCAATAACGAAATAATAGAGAGACTATGAGTCTTATTCCGACTATCATTACCGAACCTTCGATTGGACAGCAGGCATACCTGAAACACCTTCAGACGGCCGGTCCTGATGCTATACCGGATTATGTTACCATTAGTATAGACATGGACGAATTGCATAGGGAGGCAGTTGGAAAAACCATTTCCTTTTTTGTAAAGAGACATGAAAGTTTAAGGACAGTATTTCCACTGATTGATGACGAGGTGAAACAGGCCGTGGTGGATTACGACGAACAACGATTTGGGGTAGAATATATAGCTGTGGGGACTTCTGACGTGTTTTCCCCGGCGGTCAAAGAAGAATGTTTTGAAAGAGCCGGACGTATTTTTTCGGATATACAAAACGGACCGCTTGTAAAGTTCTTTGTGTTTAAGGAAACATCCGATGGTTATCGGTTTTATATGCTCATACATCATATCATTTGTGATGGATGGTCTATAGAACTTATCGGGCGGGAGCTGCGCTTGCTTTATCAGTTTTATGCATCCGGGATAGAACCGGACATAGCTCCATTAAGCTTCCAGCTTAGGGATTACTGCCGGAAACAGAATGAATGGCTTCGTGGAAGCAGGGATGCATTGGAGCGATTTTGGAAAAACAGGGTGTCGGGTTACGATAGTTTGTTTAACATCAACAATTTTTACGAGGGATACCTTCAAAGAGGAAATGAAAAATTGTTGCGGACAGAAACGGGCCGGGAGAATATGAGCATAGATGACTTACTCCGGACATACCGGCATCCTAAAGCCCTTGCCCGTAACAGTACCGTATCCGGAGATCGCTTTACAAATATGAAGATGTTGGCAGGAGCTAATCATTGTACAATATCTTCTATCGTATACGCAAGCTTGTATATATTCCTGTTTTGCTATACCGATAAACAGAGGATACTGTTGGCAGCATTGATAGCTGACAGATTTACACAGGAAAACCAGCTTTTGATTGGCTGTCTTCTTGGTGGGGTTTATTTTCCCCGGGAGATAGCCGGACATTGTACTATTAATGATTTTATCAGTGAGACGTTCCGCGATGTATTTGCTAATTGCAGGAATATTATACCCAGTCACGAATACTTACACCTTGATGCCGTGAAGCTGCATGTGAGTACTGACATATACATTAATTATCAGCAGGAACAAGACAGGCTGGCCCCTGATAAAGAAGAAAGTGAAGAGCATTATGAAATACCGGGTATTTTTTATCCTTTGGATTTCATGATTACCGAATATACGGATGGACTGCATTTCAAGTGGAAATATAATAAATTGTTGTTTGAGGAAGAGTTGATCGATGATATGATACAGTGTTACGACGATGTACTGGATTTTATTGCATTTAACGGCGATAAAACACTGGGAGAAGCATGCGCGTATAGTAAAACCGCTAATCGATCGCTTCCTGAGTTGTAGCGCTCCGCATAGAGAAACTAACAGAATGAAGGGCCCTCGGAAGAGGGCCTTTTTATTTTATACGCCTGGCAGACCAAATATGATGTATTGACGGATTGCATAGTAAGCAGTTTCTTATTCCGCTGATGAAACTATAGGTCAACTGTCTATGCCCTGAAAATTTTTACCAAAACATTCATTTTGAACGTTTTTTTGAATATTTTTACCCCCTTTAATAAAGGCTTGATATCATTAATAAAACGATCTGTCAGGCCCTATTTGAATGCAATTTACATAACATGCTGATAATCAACAATTTCGAAGAGTACAAGGCGCATCTTGGCAAAGAGTTAGGTGTTTCCAACTGGCATACAATAGACCAGGAACAGATTAATAAATTTGCCGATGCAACGCTGGACCATCAATGGATTCATACAGATGCAGAAAGAGCGAAGCAGGAAGGCCCTTTCCATGCCACCATTGCTCATGGCTATTTAACACTGGCATTGATACCCTATCTCTGGAAGCAGATTGCAGATGTGCGCAATATTAAAATGGAAATAAACTATGGCATAGAGAGTTTTAAATTTGGACAGCCTGTTCTGGTGGACAGCGAAGTGCAGCTTAAAGCCAAACTCAATGAGATAGTGAATTTAAGAGGCGTTACCAAAGTGGTGATTGAGGCCACGCTTAATATTAAAGGTCAGCAGAAACCGGCCTACACCGGCAATGTAGTTTTCCTGTACCATTTTATTTGATGCCGGGAGAAAATTAAATAAATACCAACACAGCATAACAGCAGGTCTGTTTTTCGTTTAGGCGCTGTGGTTACCTAACAACTGTAAACGATATTAAGGGCGAGGGGCTGTCTCAAAGATAATTTGGGACAGCCCCTCGCCTTTGAGAAAATAGAAGTCATTATTGTTTAATATTTTAATCCCCCATAATCCCTGATTGTTTATAGCCCGAACAAAAAATTAATGAAGGCCAGGTTTATGGAAATCCATCTTTGGGGTTGACAACGCACTGCCAATGAGGGAATAGGTTTATTTTTTCCCTTGAAGACACTGATTTTCAGTGATTAACCTTATTTTCGCGGAATGGTGAATGCCGGAAAATACCGGATTTGATATGTAACAAAAATATTCGAGCATGCCCGTGACAGAAGTTTTGATCACTGTTAAAAGTTACCCCATCGTATCTTCGCATTATGACGAACAGGTTAGTATAGCTGGTTTCAGAAGAGATGGCAGCTTTATCAGAATATACCCCATTCCATTTTCCAAAAAAACTTACGACGAACAATATCAGCTCTACGACTGGGTGGAGCTTGATCTGGTACGTAATACCAGGGACTTCAGGCTGGAAAGTTTCAGTCCGGCCACCGCAGACGCCCCGGTAAAAGTAACAGGGCACATCGGTACAGAAGATCACTGGAGCGAGCGGAAGGCGGTGGTGCTGAGAAATGTATACAAGGATATGTCTACCCTGATCGTGGAAGCGAAGCATGAAGCGTTCTATACTTCCCTGGTGGTATTTAAGCCAATGCGGATAATTGATTTTGTGGTAGAAGAGACTGACCGGGAATGGGACCCGAAACGTGTGGAGAAACTGCTGGAAGAGAAAGAACGGGGAAAAGTGTCCGAACAGCCTGAAGATTCGTTTGCCGTGATGAAGAAACTGCCGTATAAATTTTCCTACCGGTTCATGGATAGCAAAAACCAGGAGATAACGCTGCCTGTAGAAGACTGGCAGCTGGCATCGCTGTACTGGAAGATGGTGAAAAAGAACGCCACTCCTCAGAGCGAGCAGAAAGCTGTCCGTGAGATAAGAAAAAAATATCTGAATGAATATGCCCGGAACAGCGATCTGCATTTTTTCCTCGGCACTGCGCAGCAGGTACATGCCAGCAGCAAACAGCCTTTTACCATTGTTGGCCTGTTCCAGCCTACTGTACCGCCGGCAGTGATACAAGGCAGCCTGTTCTAAATAATTGGTAGCACCTAAGGGCGCAGGCCCAGCAGCCGGTCTGCATTGCCACTGGCTATCCGGGCTATTTGTTCGGCGGGCAAGGGCATACTTTCCAGGAAACTTTTACCGGCTTCATTGGTGCTGAATGGATAATCGACAGAGA
This sequence is a window from Chitinophaga varians. Protein-coding genes within it:
- a CDS encoding condensation domain-containing protein, which gives rise to MSLIPTIITEPSIGQQAYLKHLQTAGPDAIPDYVTISIDMDELHREAVGKTISFFVKRHESLRTVFPLIDDEVKQAVVDYDEQRFGVEYIAVGTSDVFSPAVKEECFERAGRIFSDIQNGPLVKFFVFKETSDGYRFYMLIHHIICDGWSIELIGRELRLLYQFYASGIEPDIAPLSFQLRDYCRKQNEWLRGSRDALERFWKNRVSGYDSLFNINNFYEGYLQRGNEKLLRTETGRENMSIDDLLRTYRHPKALARNSTVSGDRFTNMKMLAGANHCTISSIVYASLYIFLFCYTDKQRILLAALIADRFTQENQLLIGCLLGGVYFPREIAGHCTINDFISETFRDVFANCRNIIPSHEYLHLDAVKLHVSTDIYINYQQEQDRLAPDKEESEEHYEIPGIFYPLDFMITEYTDGLHFKWKYNKLLFEEELIDDMIQCYDDVLDFIAFNGDKTLGEACAYSKTANRSLPEL
- a CDS encoding MaoC family dehydratase, with translation MLIINNFEEYKAHLGKELGVSNWHTIDQEQINKFADATLDHQWIHTDAERAKQEGPFHATIAHGYLTLALIPYLWKQIADVRNIKMEINYGIESFKFGQPVLVDSEVQLKAKLNEIVNLRGVTKVVIEATLNIKGQQKPAYTGNVVFLYHFI